The Leucobacter viscericola sequence GTCGCCGTCTGACCCCGCGCGCATCATCGCCGGTGACAAGGCGACCGAAGAACTCATGGCGCAAATTCGCGTGAACCTCGGCCTCGATAAGTCGATGATCGAGCAGTTCGGCATCTTCATCGGTAACCTGCTGCAGGGCAACCTCGGCTATTCCTACCGCACGAACATGCCGGTGGGCGATCTCATCGTGAACCGCATTCCGATCACGATGTCGCTCGTGTTTGGCGCCGTTATCATCTGGCTCGCCATCGGTATCCCGATCGGTATCTCGTCGGCGAAGCGCCCGGGCAGCCTGCGCGACCGACTCGGTCAAGGCTTTGCGATTGTCGGCATCAGCTTCCCGACGTTTGTGCTCGGCATGATCGCGCTCTACACGCTCTACTTTTTGCCAACGAAGGTCGGGATCACACTCTTCCCGCCGTCGGGGTACGTGCCGTTTACGCAGGATCCGCTGCAGTGGGCCTGGCACCTTGTGCTGCCGTGGATCACGCTCGCCCTCGTGATCGCGGCGGTGTACGCGCGATTGACCCGCGGGCAGATGCTCGAGGTGTTGGGTCAGGACTACATTCGCACCGCGCGTGCGAAGGGACTCACCGAGCGGCGGGTCATCTACGTGCACGCGTTCCGCAGCGCCATGCCGCCACTCGTCACCCAGCTCGGCATCGACATCGGTATGCTGCTGGGCGGAGTGATTGTTATCGAGCAGGTGTTTGGCCTGAACGGAATCGGCTCGCTGGCCGTGACCAGCGTTGCGATGCAGGATCGGCCCGTGATTATCGCGATTGTGCTGCTCGGTGGCCTGTTTGTGGTGGTGTCGAACCTGGTTGTTGACATGCTGTACGCCCTGTTGGATTCGAGAGTAAGGACCGCGCGACGATGAATGACACTTGGTACCCGGTTGGCGAACAGCTTGTGGCGCGTGACCTGTGGGTTGAAACTCCCCTCGACTGGTCTCAGCCCGACGGAGAGACCATTCGTGTGTTCGCGCGCGAGGTTATCGACGCGACGAAGCAGGGCGAGGATCTTCCGCTGCTCGTGTTTTTGCAGGGTGGTCCCGGTGGCAAGTCACCCCGTCCGCTCGGGGCAGACAGCTGGATCGCGAGCGCCGTGAAGCGCTTCCGCGTGATCCTGCCAGATCAGCGTGGCACCGGGCGGTCGACGCCGCTGTCGACTTCTGATTTTGCGTCGATGCCCGCCGAGGAAGGTGCCCGTCGGCTCGCACTGCACCGCGCCGACTCGATCGTGCGCGACTTCGAAGCGCTGCGCGAGAAGCACTTCTCCGGACGCCAGTGGTGGACGCTCGGGCAGAGCTACGGCGGGTTCTTGACGCTGCAGTACCTCTCGCACTTTCCGCAGTCGGTCGTCGCTTCGGCGATCACGGGCGGCATCCCGAGCCTCGATCCCGATCCCGCTGTTGTGTACTCGCGCACCTTCCCGCGCATCGCGGAGAAGAACCGTGTGTTCCGCGCGAGGCATCCGCAGTTGACCTCGCGGATCGACCGGGTCGCTGATCTGTTGGCCTCGACCGATGTGCGATTGCCCTCGGGTGACCGCCTCACCGTGCGCCGCCTGCAGCTGCTCGGGCTCGATTTTGGCATGAAGCCGGGGTTCGATCGTGTGCACTGGATTTTCGACGAGGCGTTTGCGGACGAGGCCGAGACCCGGCTCAGCGATGTGTTTCTTGCCGAAGTCGAGGCGGCCACTAGCTTTGCGACGAACCCGCTGTTCATCGCGCTGCAGGAGGCGATCTATGGTCCCGGGCCGTCGGCGTGGGCCGCGCAGCGAGAGCGAGATGGGCACTTCGAGTTCGCGGAGGACGCCAGGCCGTTAAACTTCACGGGCGAGACCGTGTTTCCGTGGATGTTCTCGGAGATCTCGCCGCTGCAGGGCTTCCAAGCCGCGGTCGAACATCTGGCCGCGCACGAGCAGCCGATTGATCTATACGATGCTGCCGTGCTCGCCCGCAACGAGGTGCCGGTTGAGGCGGCGGTCTACTACGACGATATGTATGTCGACGCTCAGCTCTCACTCGAGACGGCTGGCCGGGTGGCCGGGCTGCACGCCTGGGTGACCAACGAGTTTGAGCACGATGGCCTGCGCCTGGGCGATGTCGCTGAGCGCCTCTTCGCCGCGCTCGAGGTGCGCCTCGGCGGCACGAAGCGCTCGCGCGACTGACCCCACCGTCATGCTGCGCGAGCCTGCGAGTCGCAGGATCTTCCACGAGATTCTGCGACTCGCAGGCTCGCGCAGAATGACACAGCGGCTATCGCTAATCCAAAACCCCCGAACGGAGAACACAAACATGTCCCTGCAACACGACGACCACCCGCTGACCGGACTCGCACGAGAGGTGCGGGTCGTCGACTGGGAGTCGAGCATTCCGATGTCGCGTGCGGTACGCCGCGATCCCCGCATGCCGCGGCTTGCCGAAGTGCCGGGCTTCACGAACTGGATCCAGCAGGGCTGGGGCGACGCGGATCGCACGCCTCGACTTGAAGAGGGCGCTGTTGCTGCCGCGGCGGCGCACCGCAGGCGACTCTCTGAATCGCTTCCTGGCAAGACCATCGTGGTCACCGCGGGACGCGCCCAGCTGCGCGTGGGGGACACCTTTTTTGAGTTCCGCGCCGACAGCGACTTCCTGTGGCTGGCCGGTCACTCGGTTGAAGACGGGGTGCTGGTCATGAACCCGGTCGCGGGCGGGCACGACGCGACGCTCTATCTCACGCCTCCCGCGCGGCCCGGAGACGATGCGTTCCACGCCGACGCGAACCACGGCGAGCTTTGGGTTGGGCCGATCCCGGGGCTTTCGGAACTTGAAACTGCGCTCCAGCTGCGCACCGCGCCGATCTCGCAGCTGACGGTTGGTGAGGACGCGCTCGTGGCCGGTGCAGCGGTCGTCGGCACGGGCGCGGGCCGCGCGCTCGATGGACGCCCGCGATCCGCGACCCTTGCCCGCGTGCTCTCGGAACTGCGCGCGTTTAAGGACGAGTGGGAGATTGCCGAGCTGCGCAAGGCCGTGTTGGCTACCGCTGAGGGCTTCGCTCAGGTGCGGCGTGAGATCCCGACTGCCGTTGAGAGCGGCGGCGAGCGCTGGCTGCAGGGCACGTTTGACCGCTGGGCTCGCACCGCTGGCAACGGCCCCGGCTACGCCAGCATCGTGGGAGCCGGTGCGCACGCACCGATCCTGCACTGGGTGCGTGCGGACGGGGAGATTCGCGGTGATGAACTGCTGCTGCTCGACATGGGAGTTGAGAACCGCAGCGGCTACACGGCCGACGTGACTCGTACGATCCCGGCATCGGGCCGGTTCAGTACCGAGCAGCGCGCGGTGCACGACCTTGTTGAGAAGTCACATCGTGCGGGGCTCGCGGCTGTCAGCCCGGGTCGGCTGTGGGCAGACTTCCACGCGGCCTGCATGGAGGTTATCGCGCAGGGGCTCCACGACTGGGGCATGCTGCCGGTCTCGGTTGATGAGGCTCTCTCGCCCGAGGGCCAGCAGCACCGTCGCTACATCGTGTGTGGGGTGGGCCACCACCTCGGTCTCGACGTGCACGACTGCGAGTCGTCGCGCTACGAGACGTACCTCGGCGGCACGATTCAGTCGGGCATGGCGCTGACGGTTGAGCCGGGCCTGTACTTCCACGCGTGGGACGAGACCGTGCCGCCCGAGCTGCGCGGCGTCGGCGTGCGCATCGAGGACGACCTTGTGGTGACCTCGGACGGCATCGACGTGCTGAGCGACGTGCTGCCGATCGATGCGGATGGGCTTGAGGCGTGGATGGATCAGGTCTCGCGCTAGCTCGCTGAGGTGGCGGGGGTCCGCTGAACCGGCCCCGCTGAACCCGGAGCCCTGTCGAACCCGGCCCCCGAACCCGGGGCAAGGAAACTAACCTGAGGCAAAGTAACTGTCGCGTTGGTTTCCTTGCCTCTGGTTAGGATCCTTGCCGAACGTTCGGTCCTTGTGGAGACTGGGGTACAAGGTCAGGGGTCCTGGAGCATGGCTACTGGACCTCGGCGCCTACCGCAGCACGAACCCCTCTGCGACGGGGTCGCTTGGATCGAGCACAAAGCGGTGCTCACCGGTCTGAAACGCTGCACCCGTCACGAACGGTGTGACGAGCGATTCGCTATCGGCACCCACTCCAGCCGGTTCCCAACGCGCGTGAAACACCGTGCCGACAATCGAGTGGTGCTCCAGCGTCTGTGAAGACGTGAGTGTGTCATCGTCGGCGAGCAGCGCAACCCTCGCGCCAGTGCCGGATCCGCACGGCGACCGGTCGACCTCGCCATCGGCGAAGACCGTTACGTTGCGTTGCCTTGGACCCTCGGGCCCGGCACCCAGGTCGTCCCACAGAATCGTGCCGTAGACCCCCGAGAGCCGGGGGTCGGCTGCGTGTTGCGCCTCGGGAGCCTCATTGAGCGCCCACTTCACCTCGCGACCAACTGCGATCAACTCGGTGTAGTGGTCAGGATCAACGGAAAGCCCCACATCGGCTGCCCGCACCGAGGCGTAGATCGCCCCGCTAAAACTCAGATCCGCAAGCACTCGGCCTCGGCTCGTCTCGACCGGCACCGAGCGAGTAATCACGTGCGAGGCAACATTGCGGAACGTCGCGCTGACTAGCTTCCCGTTGCGGCGCTCGACCTGAGCCGCGACACGACCGGATGGCACGTCGATCCTGACCTCGGTCACACCATCGGGATCACTCTCGACCAAACCCGTGTCGGTTGCCCACACACCGAGCGCGATCGTGCCGTGCCCGCAGGCGGTTGAGAAGCCGTCCTTGTGCCAGAACAGCACACCGAAGTGGGCCCCTTCGTCGTCCGGCGGCACGATGAAGCCACCGTACATGTCGGCGTGACCACGCGGCTCGTTGCAGAGCAAACGACGGATCCGATCGGCACCCGCGGCGTCAGCGATTGCGGCGACGCGGCGCTCTGCGACGGTCGCACCCGGCGGCACCGGTGAGTCGGCGTGCGCGATGCGGAAGGGTTCGCCCGCCGTGTGGTAATCGGTCGTGCGAATCCAGGACGCTGTCGACGAACCCTCCGCGCTCACTAGATCACACCATCACTCAGGTGATTCGGCGTACCGAATCGATGGGCCGTGATCGACACTGCCTGCTCGCGCAGGTGCGGCAGCATCTCGACGCGGCCCGCCGAGACAACCGGGCCGCCGTAGACCGCGATGTCGGGCTTGCCGCCGGATGCCTCGTAGGTCGCCTGAACGACCTCCTCGCGAGACTCCCCGCCGACGATACGAACGCGAGCCCCTGCGGTTGGCCCCTGGCGCTTAGCGAGGGCGGCAACGCGTGAGGACCACGCGGCATCGTCCTCAAAGTGGATCGCAACACCAGCAGCCTCAAATGCGGTGAGCACGGCCTGGGGGAGCGCAACCGGCAGGCTCAGTACGGGCGACGATCCCGCGGCAACACCCGCGGCAACCGCACGGACCACGTGAGCCGGTGTGGCATCTGCTGTTGCACGGATCACCGCCTGGGTCGGCAGGTACCGCAGCACGTTGCGCTCGATCCCGAGCCCCGAAGCGTCGCGGTGCACACCGAACTCCTGCTCCCACGCCGCAGCGTCAGAGCCGAGGGCGGCCCGCAGCCACTCCAATGACTCGCTCGGCAGCTCAGCCTGCTGCGCTGCGCGCAAGAGCGGGGCAGCGGCCGGCATCGGTGCACGAGAATCAGCAGCAACCGGGGCGTCCGTCCATGAGCCGAGCCCAAAGAGATAGCTGGGACCGCCGGCCTTGGTGCCCGCGCCGATCGCCGACTTCTTCCAGCCGCCGAACGGCTGGCGGCGCACGATAGCACCCGTGATGCCGCGGTTGACGTAGAGGTTGCCTGCCTCGATGCGCGAGAGCCACAGCTTGAGCTCATCGCGGTCGAGGGAGTGCAGGCCGCTCGTCAGGCCGTAGTCGATCTCGTTGACCATGTCGATCGCCTCGTCGAGTGTCGACGCGGTCATGATGCCCAGGATCGGCCCGAAGTACTCCGTGAGGTGGTACTCGCTGCCGCGACGCACACCCTCGCGAACGCCGGGAGTCCACAGTTTCGAGGCCCCCGAAGCGTCGCGGGCGAGCGGATGATCGCTATCAACCGCGCCCGGCTTGACCATCCAGGTCTGCCCCGGCTCAAGCGTAGTGAGGCCTCGCTGCAGTTTGCCGGATGGCGCCGCGATCATCGGGCCCATCTGGCTGGTCAGCTGATCGGGCGTGCCGATATTGAGCGAGCGCACCGCGTCGAGCAGCTGCCCCCGGAACCGCTTCGACTGCGCAACCGAACCCACAAGAATCACGAGTGACGCGGCGGAGCACTTTTGCCCGGCGTGCCCAAATGCTGACTGCGCGACGTCGCGCGCGGCGAGGTCGAAGTCGGCGTTGGGAGTCACGATGATGGCGTTTTTGCCGCTGGTTTCGGCGAGAATCGGCAGGTCCTGGCGCAGGCCGCGGAACGTTTCTGCCGTTTCGTAGGCGCCGGTCAGGATCAGCCGGTCGATCCGGGGGTCAGCGACAAGGGCTGAACCGAGCGCACGATCCGCAAACTGCACCA is a genomic window containing:
- a CDS encoding ABC transporter permease; translation: MTRFFLSRLAFGALVLFLLSVFVFVLFYVSPSDPARIIAGDKATEELMAQIRVNLGLDKSMIEQFGIFIGNLLQGNLGYSYRTNMPVGDLIVNRIPITMSLVFGAVIIWLAIGIPIGISSAKRPGSLRDRLGQGFAIVGISFPTFVLGMIALYTLYFLPTKVGITLFPPSGYVPFTQDPLQWAWHLVLPWITLALVIAAVYARLTRGQMLEVLGQDYIRTARAKGLTERRVIYVHAFRSAMPPLVTQLGIDIGMLLGGVIVIEQVFGLNGIGSLAVTSVAMQDRPVIIAIVLLGGLFVVVSNLVVDMLYALLDSRVRTARR
- a CDS encoding alpha/beta fold hydrolase, producing the protein MNDTWYPVGEQLVARDLWVETPLDWSQPDGETIRVFAREVIDATKQGEDLPLLVFLQGGPGGKSPRPLGADSWIASAVKRFRVILPDQRGTGRSTPLSTSDFASMPAEEGARRLALHRADSIVRDFEALREKHFSGRQWWTLGQSYGGFLTLQYLSHFPQSVVASAITGGIPSLDPDPAVVYSRTFPRIAEKNRVFRARHPQLTSRIDRVADLLASTDVRLPSGDRLTVRRLQLLGLDFGMKPGFDRVHWIFDEAFADEAETRLSDVFLAEVEAATSFATNPLFIALQEAIYGPGPSAWAAQRERDGHFEFAEDARPLNFTGETVFPWMFSEISPLQGFQAAVEHLAAHEQPIDLYDAAVLARNEVPVEAAVYYDDMYVDAQLSLETAGRVAGLHAWVTNEFEHDGLRLGDVAERLFAALEVRLGGTKRSRD
- a CDS encoding aminopeptidase P family protein; its protein translation is MSLQHDDHPLTGLAREVRVVDWESSIPMSRAVRRDPRMPRLAEVPGFTNWIQQGWGDADRTPRLEEGAVAAAAAHRRRLSESLPGKTIVVTAGRAQLRVGDTFFEFRADSDFLWLAGHSVEDGVLVMNPVAGGHDATLYLTPPARPGDDAFHADANHGELWVGPIPGLSELETALQLRTAPISQLTVGEDALVAGAAVVGTGAGRALDGRPRSATLARVLSELRAFKDEWEIAELRKAVLATAEGFAQVRREIPTAVESGGERWLQGTFDRWARTAGNGPGYASIVGAGAHAPILHWVRADGEIRGDELLLLDMGVENRSGYTADVTRTIPASGRFSTEQRAVHDLVEKSHRAGLAAVSPGRLWADFHAACMEVIAQGLHDWGMLPVSVDEALSPEGQQHRRYIVCGVGHHLGLDVHDCESSRYETYLGGTIQSGMALTVEPGLYFHAWDETVPPELRGVGVRIEDDLVVTSDGIDVLSDVLPIDADGLEAWMDQVSR
- a CDS encoding proline racemase family protein, whose protein sequence is MSAEGSSTASWIRTTDYHTAGEPFRIAHADSPVPPGATVAERRVAAIADAAGADRIRRLLCNEPRGHADMYGGFIVPPDDEGAHFGVLFWHKDGFSTACGHGTIALGVWATDTGLVESDPDGVTEVRIDVPSGRVAAQVERRNGKLVSATFRNVASHVITRSVPVETSRGRVLADLSFSGAIYASVRAADVGLSVDPDHYTELIAVGREVKWALNEAPEAQHAADPRLSGVYGTILWDDLGAGPEGPRQRNVTVFADGEVDRSPCGSGTGARVALLADDDTLTSSQTLEHHSIVGTVFHARWEPAGVGADSESLVTPFVTGAAFQTGEHRFVLDPSDPVAEGFVLR